The genomic stretch CGTCGTGCCGTGCATGACATTGAGCGTCTCCTGAAAAGCCGGATCAAGGACGAACCGGACCTGATCTCCCTCGACGGTATAGTCAATGTGCTCAGGAACCTCGAGCGTCAGGAAACCGCGAGGTCCCGTGACCGTCAGCATACGACCTGACTCCACCACAGTGACGCCGGCCGGAATCGTAGTAAGTCTCTTGCCTATTCTCGACATACCGTCCCCCTTACCAGACGAAGCAGATGACCTCGCCGCCAAGCCCTTCCTTGCGAGCCTGCACGTCGGTCATCAGCCCCTGCGGGGTGGAGATGATTGCCATACCGGCGCCCATCAGAACGCGCGGCACTGCATCTTTCTTCACATAGATGCGGCGGCCTGGAAGACTGATACGCTTCAGGCCGGTAATGTAACGACCACGAGTCTTTGTGTATTTGAGATCGAGCTTCAAGTACTTGCGGTTGTCGCGGATGATCTCCGAAACACCACCAACATAGCCCTGTCTCTTGAGAATCAGCGCGAGTGCACTGTTCATCTCGGAATACGGGGCAATGGTAGAGTCGTGGTAGACCAGGTTCGCATTTCTCACCCTGGTCAAGAAATCCGAAAGTGCGTCAACTCTGGACATGTCTCCTCCTCTACCAGCTAGCCTTCTTGACGCCCGGAAGCTTCCCTTCGAGTGCCATCTTGCGGAAGCAGAGCCTGCACAGGCCGAACTCCCGATAGTACCCGCGGGACCGCCCACAGATCTTGCACCTGTTGTGGGCCCTGGTCGAGAACTTGGGCTTGCGAAGAGCCTTGTTGATCATAGCTTTTCTTGCCATAGTGTCTCCTTACACCCTATCTCTGCCTGAACGGCACGCCGAACGCTTCAAGCAAGGCCTTGCACTCTTCGTCAGTCTGTGCGGTCGTGGTAACGGTGATGCTCATTCCACGGGCCTTGTCCACCTTGTCGTAAGAGATCTCGGGGAACACGAGCTGTTCCTTGAGCGCGAAGGTATAATTGCCGCGACCGTCGAAAGACTTGGGAGAGAGTCCCTTGAAGTCTCTGATACGTTCAAAAACCACCGTAACGAGCTTCTCCAGGAAGGCATACATCCGAACACCTCTCAGCGTAACGGCGACACCCACAGGGGCGTTCTTCCGAATCTTAAACGTCGCGATAGACTTCTTGGCCAAGGTGACGATGGGCTTCTGCCCGGAGATCAACCCGATCTCCTCGACACTGCTGTCGATAACCTTGGGGTTTTCGGTCGCCTCACCAATACCACGGTTGATCGTGATCTTCGCAACGCGCGGAATAC from Coprothermobacter sp. encodes the following:
- a CDS encoding 30S ribosomal protein S8, with the translated sequence MSRVDALSDFLTRVRNANLVYHDSTIAPYSEMNSALALILKRQGYVGGVSEIIRDNRKYLKLDLKYTKTRGRYITGLKRISLPGRRIYVKKDAVPRVLMGAGMAIISTPQGLMTDVQARKEGLGGEVICFVW
- a CDS encoding type Z 30S ribosomal protein S14 — its product is MARKAMINKALRKPKFSTRAHNRCKICGRSRGYYREFGLCRLCFRKMALEGKLPGVKKASW
- a CDS encoding 50S ribosomal protein L5, with protein sequence MAAKETTKKATTAPVPAKKEKAPAKSKVLAKRELTSFSDVYRVKYKDEVRKDLQKRFGYTNVMRIPRVAKITINRGIGEATENPKVIDSSVEEIGLISGQKPIVTLAKKSIATFKIRKNAPVGVAVTLRGVRMYAFLEKLVTVVFERIRDFKGLSPKSFDGRGNYTFALKEQLVFPEISYDKVDKARGMSITVTTTAQTDEECKALLEAFGVPFRQR